In Arsenicicoccus sp. oral taxon 190, the following are encoded in one genomic region:
- a CDS encoding alpha/beta fold hydrolase, with the protein MAAPLNPITRAITGVGLGLGAVAAGAAAGLTSRSRSIAPEAEDTYDLLADEEHVVVAEDGTVLHVEVDVPAEVDPSRPTVVLSHGYTLSTKAWVFVRRRLKAAGYRVVAWDQRGHGRSGVGSRDSYRIDVLAQDLRSVIEATTPEGTLALVGHSMGGMTQMGLARQYPTLVTERCVAVAFVATSSGGTGDLRVQLGDAFGRAAQRVGPYALAPLAGRQGFVDQARRVARQAEDFLTYRYSFHSPVPLSLLRYASDMIMATPVEVMQGFLRTLSQHDERTALETFAGIEALVINGADDLMTPPRHSEEIVRLLPAAEHVVVTDAGHLIMLEHPDLVSDQILAMLQRASRHERSGLKATESDERDRRDEPRRGGRVQVTDLGHRRASLSREQQRRRREQLDRTREQLDRTRAQVERSAERLSRQAQALVREAHPQRPPRPAGPAPRTAGPAPRTATPAPDRTDGTPTPSQEDP; encoded by the coding sequence GTGGCCGCTCCGCTGAACCCGATCACCCGCGCCATCACCGGGGTCGGCCTCGGGCTCGGGGCGGTCGCCGCGGGCGCCGCCGCCGGCCTCACCTCCCGGTCGCGGTCCATCGCCCCGGAGGCCGAGGACACCTACGACCTGCTCGCCGACGAGGAGCACGTCGTCGTCGCGGAGGACGGCACCGTGCTGCACGTCGAGGTGGACGTGCCGGCCGAGGTCGACCCGAGCCGACCGACGGTCGTGCTGTCGCACGGCTACACGCTGTCCACCAAGGCGTGGGTCTTCGTGCGGCGGCGGCTCAAGGCGGCCGGCTACCGCGTCGTCGCGTGGGACCAGCGCGGGCACGGCCGCTCGGGGGTGGGCTCGCGCGACTCCTACCGCATCGACGTGCTCGCCCAGGACCTCAGGTCCGTCATCGAGGCGACCACCCCGGAGGGCACGCTGGCGCTGGTGGGGCACTCGATGGGCGGGATGACCCAGATGGGCCTCGCCCGGCAGTACCCCACCCTCGTCACCGAGCGCTGCGTGGCCGTGGCCTTTGTCGCGACCAGCAGCGGCGGGACCGGGGACCTGCGGGTCCAGCTCGGCGACGCCTTCGGGCGGGCCGCGCAACGCGTCGGGCCCTACGCGCTCGCACCGCTCGCGGGCCGGCAGGGTTTCGTCGACCAGGCGCGGCGGGTGGCGCGGCAGGCCGAGGACTTCCTCACCTACCGCTACTCCTTCCACTCCCCGGTGCCGCTGAGCCTGCTGCGGTATGCCTCGGACATGATCATGGCCACCCCCGTGGAGGTGATGCAGGGCTTCCTGCGCACCCTGTCCCAGCACGACGAGCGCACGGCTCTGGAGACCTTCGCCGGGATCGAGGCGCTGGTCATCAACGGCGCCGACGACCTCATGACGCCGCCGCGGCACAGCGAGGAGATCGTGAGGCTGCTGCCCGCTGCGGAGCACGTCGTGGTCACCGACGCCGGGCACCTCATCATGCTCGAGCACCCCGACCTGGTGAGCGACCAGATCCTCGCGATGCTGCAGCGGGCCTCCCGGCACGAGCGGAGCGGCCTCAAGGCGACCGAGAGCGACGAGCGCGACCGGCGCGACGAGCCGCGCCGCGGGGGGCGCGTGCAGGTCACCGACCTCGGGCACCGACGGGCGTCGTTGTCGCGCGAGCAGCAGCGCCGGCGGCGCGAGCAGCTGGACCGGACCCGCGAGCAGCTCGACCGGACCCGCGCCCAGGTGGAGCGCTCCGCCGAGCGGCTGTCCCGCCAGGCCCAGGCGTTGGTCCGGGAGGCGCATCCGCAGCGCCCGCCCCGACCCGCCGGGCCGGCGCCGCGGACGGCCGGGCCGGCGCCGCGGACCGCCACGCCCGCACCCGACCGGACGGACGGGACCCCGACCCCCTCCCAGGAGGACCCATGA